In the genome of Erinaceus europaeus chromosome 8, mEriEur2.1, whole genome shotgun sequence, one region contains:
- the LOC107523006 gene encoding cytochrome c oxidase subunit 6C, with amino-acid sequence MAPGALAKPQMRGLLAKRLRFHIVGALIVSLSVAAFYKFAVAEPRKKAYADFYRNYDPVKEFEEMRKAGVFQSTK; translated from the exons ATGGCTCCGGGTGCTTTGGCGAAACCTCAGATGCGTGGCCTTCTGGCCAAGCGTCTCCGCTTTCACATTGTTGGAGCTCTCATTGTATCCCTGAGTGTTGCAGCTTTCTATAAG TTTGCTGTGGCGGAACCAAGAAAGAAAGCATATGCAGATTTCTACAGAAACTATGATCCCGTGAAAGAGTTTGAGGAGATGAGGAAGGCGGGTGTCTTTCAGAGCACAAAATGA